One stretch of Chryseobacterium sp. LJ668 DNA includes these proteins:
- the sufB gene encoding Fe-S cluster assembly protein SufB has translation MSKYTEDDLRVDLENQKYEFGWETILDYEDFPTGLNEDIVRAISAKKEEPEWMTEWRLESFKIWLKMTEPEWANIKYTKPDFQAIKYYAAPKAKPELASLDEVDPELLATFAKLGINIEEQKRLSNVAVDIVIDSISVKTTFQDTLAEKGIIFCSISEAIKNHPDLVKKYLGKVVPRGDNFYAALNSAVFSDGSFCYIPKGVRCPMELSTYFRINQSGTGQFERTLVIADEGSYVSYLEGCTAPSRDENQLHAAVVELIALDNAEIKYSTVQNWYPGNEEGKGGVFNFVTKRGLCETKAKISWTQVETGSAVTWKYPSCILKGDGSIGEFYSIAVTNNHQYADTGTKMIHIGKNTKSTIISKGISAGKSQNSYRGLVKVMPSAKGARNFSQCDSLLMGNECGAHTFPYIEIKDPTAQLEHEATTSKIGEDQIFYCNQRGIDTERAIALIVNGFSKEVLNKLPMEFAIEAQKLLEISLEGSVG, from the coding sequence ATGAGTAAATATACTGAAGACGACTTAAGAGTCGATTTAGAAAATCAAAAATACGAATTCGGCTGGGAAACGATACTCGATTACGAAGATTTCCCAACTGGTTTAAATGAAGACATCGTCCGTGCTATTTCTGCTAAAAAAGAAGAACCGGAATGGATGACAGAATGGCGTTTGGAATCTTTCAAGATCTGGTTAAAAATGACTGAGCCTGAATGGGCGAACATCAAATACACAAAACCGGATTTTCAGGCGATAAAATATTACGCTGCACCGAAAGCTAAACCAGAATTGGCAAGCTTAGATGAAGTGGATCCTGAACTATTGGCAACTTTCGCCAAGTTAGGAATCAACATTGAAGAGCAGAAAAGACTTTCAAATGTTGCTGTAGATATCGTAATAGATTCGATCTCTGTAAAAACGACTTTTCAGGATACTTTAGCAGAAAAAGGAATTATTTTCTGTTCAATTTCCGAAGCGATTAAAAATCATCCGGATTTAGTAAAAAAATATCTTGGAAAAGTAGTTCCGAGAGGTGATAACTTTTATGCCGCATTGAATTCCGCAGTATTTTCTGACGGAAGTTTCTGCTATATTCCAAAAGGGGTAAGATGCCCAATGGAATTATCAACCTATTTCCGTATCAATCAGTCTGGTACAGGTCAGTTTGAAAGAACGCTTGTTATTGCTGATGAGGGAAGTTATGTTTCTTACTTGGAAGGCTGTACCGCTCCGTCAAGAGACGAAAACCAGCTTCACGCCGCAGTTGTTGAATTAATTGCTTTAGATAATGCTGAAATTAAATATTCAACGGTTCAGAACTGGTATCCAGGGAATGAAGAAGGTAAGGGTGGTGTTTTCAACTTTGTAACCAAAAGAGGATTATGCGAAACTAAAGCAAAAATCTCTTGGACTCAGGTTGAAACTGGTTCTGCTGTAACTTGGAAATATCCTTCTTGTATCTTAAAAGGTGACGGTTCTATAGGTGAGTTCTACTCTATCGCAGTGACCAACAATCATCAATATGCCGATACGGGTACAAAGATGATTCACATCGGAAAGAATACAAAATCAACGATTATTTCTAAAGGAATTTCTGCAGGAAAATCTCAAAACTCATACAGAGGTTTGGTAAAAGTAATGCCTTCTGCAAAAGGAGCCAGAAACTTCTCACAGTGTGACTCACTATTGATGGGTAACGAATGTGGAGCGCATACTTTCCCTTATATTGAAATTAAAGATCCGACTGCTCAGTTAGAACATGAAGCTACCACTTCAAAAATCGGTGAAGATCAGATCTTCTACTGTAACCAGAGAGGTATCGATACGGAAAGAGCAATTGCTTTGATCGTCAATGGTTTCAGTAAAGAAGTTTTAAATAAATTACCAATGGAATTTGCCATTGAAGCCCAGAAGTTACTGGAGATTTCTTTGGAAGGTTCTGTGGGATAG
- a CDS encoding GxxExxY protein gives MTENDISKVVFESGLKIHRKLGVGLFETIYEDCLFYELKKEGLIVEKQKFLNIQYEELILERAFKMDLLIENKVVLEIKSVESLNNFHALQLKNYLRIGNFKLGMLLNFNSQLFKNGVRRIANNLDQI, from the coding sequence ATGACAGAAAATGACATTTCAAAGGTTGTATTTGAAAGCGGATTAAAGATTCATAGAAAATTAGGTGTTGGTTTATTTGAAACCATTTATGAAGATTGTTTATTTTATGAATTAAAGAAAGAAGGATTAATAGTTGAAAAACAAAAATTCCTGAATATCCAATATGAAGAACTTATTTTGGAAAGAGCTTTTAAAATGGATTTGTTGATTGAAAATAAAGTCGTTTTAGAAATCAAATCAGTAGAAAGCTTAAATAATTTTCATGCTTTACAGCTCAAAAATTATTTAAGAATCGGAAACTTTAAGTTAGGAATGCTTCTAAATTTTAACTCTCAGCTTTTTAAAAACGGAGTAAGAAGAATAGCAAACAATCTTGATCAAATTTAA
- the sufC gene encoding Fe-S cluster assembly ATPase SufC, protein MLNIKNLHARIEDGAQILKGINLEIKPGEVHAIMGPNGAGKSTLSSVIAGKEDYEVTEGEILFQGENIIEDAPEERAHKGIFLSFQYPVEIPGVSVTNFIKAALNENRKANGFEDMPAKEMLAMIREKSEKLGIKKDFLSRSLNEGFSGGEKKRNEIFQMMMLNPKLAILDETDSGLDIDALRIVADGVNQFKNEGNAVLLITHYQRLLNYIEPDYVHVLANGKIIKTGDKSLALELESKGYDWLLN, encoded by the coding sequence ATGTTAAACATTAAAAACTTACATGCCAGAATCGAAGATGGCGCACAAATATTAAAAGGTATCAATCTTGAAATCAAGCCGGGCGAAGTTCACGCGATCATGGGACCAAACGGAGCCGGAAAATCTACCCTTTCTTCTGTAATTGCAGGAAAAGAAGATTACGAAGTAACGGAAGGGGAAATCCTTTTTCAAGGTGAAAACATTATTGAAGATGCTCCGGAGGAAAGAGCTCACAAAGGAATTTTCCTTTCTTTTCAATATCCGGTAGAGATTCCGGGAGTTTCTGTGACGAACTTCATTAAAGCTGCTCTAAACGAAAACAGAAAAGCAAACGGATTTGAAGATATGCCTGCAAAAGAAATGCTGGCGATGATTCGTGAAAAATCTGAGAAATTAGGAATTAAAAAAGATTTCCTTTCAAGATCATTGAACGAAGGATTTTCGGGTGGTGAAAAGAAAAGAAACGAGATTTTCCAGATGATGATGCTGAATCCTAAGTTAGCTATTCTTGACGAAACGGATTCCGGATTGGATATCGATGCTTTGAGAATCGTTGCAGATGGTGTAAACCAGTTTAAAAACGAAGGAAATGCAGTTCTTTTGATCACGCATTATCAAAGATTGCTGAATTATATTGAGCCTGATTATGTACACGTTTTAGCGAACGGAAAAATCATAAAAACAGGTGATAAATCTTTAGCTTTAGAATTGGAAAGCAAAGGTTACGACTGGTTGCTTAACTAA
- the sufD gene encoding Fe-S cluster assembly protein SufD codes for MALYDQTIENHSEFLESLRHRFLDDDRKTALQKFAIKGFPTKKDEEYKYTNIKEITEKDYNFFPKESHNITKEQLDELHLGEENFDWIVFVNGQLRKELSSISIENAEFLSFNYALNDENHKDIFDQYFNTIAAKDLAFTNLNQAYCKYGFFLKVPKNVIIEKPIHVFYLSQNQEENTFYNTRNLLIVEEGAKVEIIESHHNFDEIFVFTNSVTEIFTYQNAKADWHKIQNDSDTSYLVDHTFAKQERDSLTTVNTFTFGGKIIRNNLDFIHNGENINSFMNGITIIGKDQLVDHHTAVHHNTPNCQSYQNYKGIYKDKSHGVFNGKVFVNKIAQKTNAYQQNNNVLLSEGATIDTKPQLEIFADDVKCSHGCTVGQLNKDALFYLRARGISKKEAQALLLYAFANDAMQNIDIEPLKVKIEQLLAEKLEVTMEF; via the coding sequence ATGGCTTTATACGATCAAACAATAGAAAATCACAGTGAATTTTTGGAGAGTCTGCGTCACAGATTTTTAGATGACGACAGAAAAACGGCGCTGCAGAAGTTTGCAATTAAAGGTTTTCCGACAAAGAAAGACGAAGAATACAAGTATACCAACATCAAAGAAATCACGGAGAAAGATTATAATTTTTTCCCGAAAGAAAGTCACAACATCACCAAAGAACAGCTTGATGAGCTGCACTTGGGAGAAGAAAATTTTGACTGGATTGTTTTTGTAAACGGTCAGCTTCGTAAAGAGCTTTCAAGCATTTCTATCGAAAATGCAGAATTTTTATCTTTCAATTATGCTTTGAATGATGAGAATCATAAAGATATTTTCGATCAATATTTTAATACGATTGCGGCAAAAGATTTAGCTTTTACCAATTTAAATCAGGCTTACTGCAAATACGGATTTTTCCTGAAAGTTCCGAAAAATGTGATTATCGAAAAACCGATCCACGTTTTTTATCTTTCTCAAAATCAGGAAGAAAACACTTTCTACAACACCAGAAACTTATTGATTGTAGAAGAAGGAGCGAAAGTTGAAATCATCGAAAGTCATCATAATTTTGACGAAATTTTTGTGTTTACCAATTCGGTAACTGAAATTTTCACGTATCAGAATGCAAAAGCAGACTGGCACAAAATTCAGAATGACAGTGATACTTCTTATTTGGTAGATCACACATTTGCTAAACAGGAAAGAGACAGTTTAACGACGGTAAATACATTTACATTCGGAGGAAAAATCATCAGAAACAATCTGGATTTTATTCATAACGGAGAAAATATCAACTCTTTCATGAATGGAATCACGATTATCGGGAAAGATCAGTTGGTCGATCACCACACGGCGGTTCACCATAACACGCCAAACTGTCAGAGTTATCAGAATTACAAAGGTATTTATAAAGATAAATCTCACGGAGTTTTTAACGGAAAAGTATTTGTAAATAAGATCGCTCAGAAAACCAACGCTTATCAGCAAAACAACAACGTTTTATTAAGCGAAGGAGCAACAATTGACACCAAGCCTCAATTGGAGATTTTCGCAGACGATGTGAAGTGTTCTCACGGTTGTACAGTTGGTCAGTTGAATAAAGATGCTTTATTTTATTTGAGAGCGAGAGGTATTTCTAAAAAAGAAGCACAAGCATTATTGCTTTACGCTTTTGCCAATGACGCAATGCAGAATATCGACATTGAGCCATTAAAAGTAAAAATCGAGCAACTTTTAGCAGAAAAACTTGAAGTTACTATGGAATTCTAA